A genomic window from Deltaproteobacteria bacterium includes:
- a CDS encoding LEA type 2 family protein, with the protein MRSNNALSGTAGATRTSGMRIVKRLLPLLPLFFLSLAVPSCRPLLREMFQTPKVKVVDIGLSGNPLLAPRAPITAILHLSVHNPNGYALTVAHVAYSATVGSQLVASGERNEEIRIEPSGDTLVKVPVQLSVDAFTAALREVLGARSLSYEFNGSVGIVAPVVGVVRVPFSRNGTIDPADLLRKKGIGFN; encoded by the coding sequence ACGCGAACGTCCGGAATGCGGATCGTCAAACGGCTGCTCCCCCTGCTCCCGCTCTTCTTCCTCTCCCTGGCGGTCCCCTCGTGCCGGCCCCTCCTCCGGGAGATGTTCCAGACCCCGAAGGTGAAGGTGGTCGACATCGGGTTATCGGGGAACCCGCTGCTCGCCCCCCGCGCGCCGATCACCGCAATCCTCCACCTGTCGGTCCACAACCCCAACGGGTACGCCCTGACCGTCGCCCACGTCGCCTACTCGGCGACGGTCGGCAGCCAGCTCGTCGCGTCCGGCGAGAGGAACGAGGAGATCCGGATCGAACCGTCCGGCGACACGCTGGTCAAGGTCCCCGTGCAGCTTTCCGTCGACGCCTTCACGGCGGCGCTGCGCGAGGTGCTCGGGGCCCGGTCGCTTTCCTACGAGTTCAACGGCTCCGTCGGGATCGTGGCCCCCGTCGTGGGAGTGGTCCGGGTCCCGTTCTCCCGGAACGGGACGATCGACCCCGCGGACCTCCTTCGGAAGAAGGGGATCGGGTTCAATTGA